A stretch of the Massilia varians genome encodes the following:
- a CDS encoding TetR/AcrR family transcriptional regulator codes for MKAELTTSRSYRGLSQEERRADRRARLIAAAIAVYGERGYHQATVKAVCESAGLTERYFYESFPNSEALLIASFNAVTYAVLGEITRAAKDAGRGRIARSRAMLHAYFAALQREPRSARVFLLEIRGVSRAVDLAFDGALRAIGHEVARIVAAPGAPDDELLQAGVVGGVIHIALRWIDDGYAPAIDSVVDTALRLGTVLSAPQRRTRRAAT; via the coding sequence ATGAAAGCAGAGCTCACCACCAGCCGTTCCTACCGCGGGCTGTCCCAGGAAGAGCGGCGCGCCGACCGCCGCGCGCGCCTGATTGCCGCGGCCATTGCCGTGTATGGAGAGCGCGGCTACCACCAGGCCACCGTGAAGGCGGTCTGCGAGTCGGCCGGCCTTACCGAACGCTACTTCTACGAATCCTTCCCGAACAGCGAGGCGCTCCTGATCGCCTCTTTCAACGCCGTCACCTATGCCGTGCTGGGGGAGATCACGCGCGCGGCGAAGGACGCCGGACGCGGGCGCATCGCGCGCTCGCGCGCCATGCTGCATGCCTATTTCGCCGCCCTGCAGCGCGAGCCGCGCTCGGCGCGCGTGTTCCTGCTGGAGATCCGCGGCGTCAGCCGCGCGGTCGACCTGGCCTTCGATGGCGCGCTGCGCGCGATCGGGCACGAGGTGGCCCGGATCGTGGCCGCGCCGGGCGCGCCGGACGACGAGCTGCTGCAGGCCGGGGTGGTCGGCGGCGTGATCCACATCGCGCTGCGCTGGATCGACGACGGCTATGCGCCGGCGATCGACAGCGTGGTCGATACCGCGCTGCGGCTCGGCACCGTGCTGTCGGCGCCGCAGCGCAGGACGCGCCGGGCTGCCACCTAG
- a CDS encoding flavin-containing monooxygenase produces the protein MHPPASTSPAADAAQEAPLDVLIVGAGLSGIGAASALQQGCPGKRYAILEARDAIGGTWDLFRYPGVRSDSDMYTLGYAFRPWLDAKAIADGAAILDYVRGTAREHGIEPHIRYGHKVIGASWCSQDALWTVQARLKDGGTRILRARFLYLCSGYYSYDDAYRPRFEGEEEFAGRIVQPQFWPEDLDYGGKQVVVIGSGATAVTLVPAMAGRAAHVTMLQRSPTYVVARPSRYRFAQRMQALLPRDLAYALTRWRVISESMFLYWLARRKPELVKRKIVEMAGRQLGSPQAAAAHFTPRYKPWDQRICVVPDGDLFEAIRAGRASVVTDHIVRFTRTGILLRSGRELAADLVVMATGLSLKLFGGATLVVDGRTLDPSRAMSYKGVMLSGVPNCALAFGYTNASWTLKADLTAAWVCRLLRHMDARGQAIAVAQRDPAVAEAPFLDFNSGYVERARHLLPRQGARKPWRVHQNYLRDLLTIRFGRIDDGVLRFGRPGGMP, from the coding sequence ATGCATCCACCCGCGTCAACTTCTCCTGCGGCAGACGCCGCGCAGGAAGCCCCGCTGGACGTGCTCATCGTCGGCGCCGGACTGTCCGGCATCGGCGCCGCCAGCGCCTTGCAGCAGGGCTGCCCCGGCAAGCGCTACGCCATCCTCGAGGCACGCGACGCCATCGGCGGCACCTGGGACCTGTTCCGCTATCCCGGCGTCCGTTCCGATTCCGACATGTACACGCTCGGCTATGCCTTCCGTCCCTGGCTGGATGCCAAGGCGATCGCCGACGGCGCCGCCATCCTCGACTACGTGCGCGGCACCGCGCGCGAGCACGGCATCGAGCCGCACATCCGCTACGGCCACAAGGTGATCGGCGCGAGCTGGTGCTCGCAGGACGCGCTGTGGACCGTACAGGCGCGCCTGAAGGATGGCGGCACCCGCATCCTGCGGGCCCGTTTCCTCTACCTGTGCAGCGGCTACTACAGCTACGACGACGCCTACCGCCCGCGCTTCGAGGGCGAAGAGGAGTTCGCCGGGCGGATCGTGCAGCCGCAGTTCTGGCCCGAGGACCTCGACTACGGCGGCAAGCAGGTGGTGGTGATCGGCAGCGGCGCCACCGCCGTCACGCTGGTGCCGGCCATGGCCGGGCGCGCCGCCCACGTGACCATGCTGCAGCGTTCCCCAACCTACGTGGTGGCCCGGCCGTCGCGCTACCGCTTCGCGCAGCGCATGCAGGCTTTGCTCCCGCGCGATCTGGCCTATGCGCTGACGCGCTGGCGGGTGATCAGCGAAAGCATGTTCCTGTACTGGCTGGCGCGCCGCAAGCCGGAACTGGTCAAGCGCAAGATCGTCGAGATGGCCGGCCGGCAGCTCGGTTCGCCGCAGGCCGCGGCGGCCCACTTCACGCCCCGCTACAAACCCTGGGACCAGCGCATCTGCGTGGTCCCGGACGGCGACCTGTTCGAGGCGATCCGCGCCGGGCGCGCCTCGGTCGTCACCGATCACATCGTCCGCTTCACCAGGACCGGCATCCTGCTGCGGTCCGGGCGCGAGCTGGCGGCCGACCTGGTGGTGATGGCCACGGGCCTCAGCCTGAAGCTGTTCGGCGGCGCCACCCTGGTGGTGGACGGGCGCACGCTCGACCCCAGCCGCGCCATGTCCTACAAGGGCGTGATGCTCAGCGGCGTACCGAACTGCGCGCTGGCCTTCGGCTACACCAATGCGTCCTGGACCCTGAAGGCCGACCTGACCGCCGCCTGGGTCTGCCGCCTGCTGCGCCACATGGACGCGCGCGGCCAGGCCATCGCGGTGGCGCAGCGCGACCCGGCCGTCGCGGAAGCGCCCTTCCTCGACTTCAATTCCGGCTACGTCGAGCGGGCCCGCCACCTGCTGCCCAGGCAGGGCGCGCGCAAGCCCTGGCGGGTTCACCAGAACTACCTGCGCGACCTCCTGACCATCCGCTTCGGCCGCATCGACGACGGCGTGCTGCGCTTCGGGCGGCCGGGAGGCATGCCATGA
- a CDS encoding SDR family NAD(P)-dependent oxidoreductase has product MKLANRVAVVTGAGGGIGRATAFALARRGCHLALADIDGAAADAAAMEARALGVRASSHRLDVADRGAVRLLPAAVLDLHGRVDLLVNNAGVALGGSFEQLAEEDFDWLMEVNFNAVVRMTRAFLPHLRQSDEARIFNLSSIYGIVAPPGQSAYAASKFAVRGFSHALRHELEGSTVAVSVVHPGGVATAIAHNARAPRGASEQEVARGRAGAQRLLRMPSERAGELIVRGIEGRKARILVGADARLLALLERLSPVHYWQALKKASPR; this is encoded by the coding sequence ATGAAGCTCGCCAACCGCGTGGCCGTCGTCACCGGCGCCGGCGGCGGCATCGGGCGCGCCACCGCCTTCGCGCTGGCGCGGCGCGGCTGCCACCTGGCCCTGGCCGACATCGACGGCGCCGCCGCGGATGCTGCCGCCATGGAAGCCCGCGCGCTCGGAGTGCGCGCCTCCAGCCACCGGCTCGACGTTGCCGACCGCGGCGCCGTGCGCCTGCTGCCGGCCGCGGTACTGGACCTGCATGGCCGCGTCGACCTCCTGGTAAACAATGCCGGCGTCGCCCTCGGCGGCAGCTTCGAGCAGCTCGCCGAAGAGGATTTCGACTGGCTCATGGAGGTCAATTTCAACGCCGTGGTCCGGATGACGCGCGCCTTCCTGCCCCACCTGAGGCAGAGCGACGAGGCCCGCATCTTCAACCTGTCCAGCATCTACGGCATCGTCGCGCCGCCGGGCCAGAGCGCCTACGCGGCCAGCAAGTTCGCGGTGCGCGGTTTCAGCCACGCGCTGCGCCACGAACTCGAGGGCAGCACGGTGGCGGTCAGCGTGGTCCATCCCGGCGGCGTGGCGACCGCGATTGCGCACAACGCCCGCGCGCCGCGCGGCGCCTCCGAGCAGGAAGTCGCGCGTGGCCGCGCCGGCGCGCAGCGCCTGCTGCGCATGCCGTCCGAGCGGGCCGGCGAGCTCATCGTGCGCGGCATCGAGGGCCGCAAGGCGCGCATTCTGGTCGGCGCCGACGCGCGGCTGCTCGCCCTGCTCGAGCGCCTGAGTCCCGTCCATTACTGGCAAGCCCTGAAGAAAGCGAGTCCACGATGA
- a CDS encoding alpha/beta fold hydrolase, protein MKLHALLAVLGGVALLLLLLGAFSRRTARRIEAFLPPAGSFVEVDGVRLHVRDEGSGPAILMIHGLGGQMAHFNYGAVRALSSRYRVVALDRPGSGYSTRPDGVPADLAAQARAIAALIDKLGLERPTVVGHSLGGATALTLALEHPHRVGALALLAPLSHAPDAVPPVFRSMTIETAWLRRLFAATLAVPLGILGSKAILRDVFGPESVPADFATRGGGLLGLRPQAFLAGSADVQALAPHMRVIEGRYGELGMPVAVLFGRGDRLLDWRANGQALVDKVAGARLELVDGGHMLLVTQPDVTATFIEDVVAARMTLAS, encoded by the coding sequence ATGAAGTTGCACGCCCTGCTGGCTGTGCTTGGCGGCGTCGCGCTGCTGCTGCTCCTCTTGGGGGCGTTCAGCCGCCGCACGGCGCGCCGCATCGAAGCCTTCCTGCCGCCCGCCGGCAGCTTTGTCGAGGTGGACGGCGTGCGCCTGCACGTGCGCGACGAGGGCAGCGGCCCGGCGATCCTGATGATCCACGGCCTTGGCGGCCAGATGGCGCATTTCAACTATGGCGCCGTACGCGCGCTCTCAAGCCGCTACCGCGTGGTGGCGCTGGACCGGCCGGGTTCCGGCTACTCGACGCGCCCGGACGGCGTTCCTGCGGACCTGGCCGCCCAGGCGCGCGCCATCGCCGCGCTGATCGACAAACTGGGGCTGGAACGGCCGACCGTGGTCGGCCATTCGCTGGGCGGCGCCACCGCGCTGACGCTGGCGCTGGAACATCCGCATCGAGTGGGCGCCCTGGCGCTGCTGGCGCCCCTCAGCCACGCGCCCGATGCCGTGCCGCCGGTGTTCCGCTCGATGACGATCGAAACGGCCTGGCTGCGCCGGCTGTTCGCGGCGACCCTGGCGGTGCCGCTCGGAATCCTGGGCAGCAAGGCGATCTTGCGCGACGTATTCGGTCCGGAGAGCGTGCCCGCTGACTTCGCGACGCGCGGCGGCGGCCTGCTCGGCCTGCGCCCGCAGGCATTCCTGGCCGGCTCGGCCGACGTGCAGGCCCTGGCCCCCCACATGCGGGTCATCGAAGGCCGCTACGGCGAACTGGGCATGCCGGTCGCGGTGCTGTTCGGCCGCGGCGACCGCCTGCTCGACTGGCGCGCCAACGGCCAGGCGCTGGTGGACAAGGTCGCCGGCGCGCGGCTGGAACTGGTCGACGGCGGGCACATGCTCCTGGTAACGCAGCCGGATGTCACGGCAACGTTCATCGAGGACGTGGTCGCGGCGCGCATGACACTGGCAAGCTAG
- a CDS encoding GNAT family N-acetyltransferase, translated as MNLIQTPRLRLRTWEAGDARAFWELNQDPRVTEFLPGPLTMAQAQAFIASQQELYARSGACYFAVTVAATGELAGFVGLKKHDAGLPFAPCTDIGWRLAARHWGQGIASEAARACLRFGFTQLGLEEIVSFTVPANLRSRALMEKLGMREDVRGAFAHPALPAEHPLSQHVLYRLRRTEAQAGA; from the coding sequence ATGAACCTCATCCAGACTCCACGCCTGCGGCTGCGCACCTGGGAGGCGGGCGATGCCCGTGCCTTCTGGGAACTGAACCAGGACCCGCGCGTGACGGAATTCCTGCCCGGCCCGCTCACGATGGCGCAGGCGCAAGCCTTCATTGCCTCCCAACAGGAACTGTACGCGCGCAGCGGGGCCTGCTATTTTGCCGTGACGGTCGCCGCGACCGGTGAGCTGGCCGGCTTCGTCGGCCTGAAGAAGCATGACGCAGGCCTGCCTTTCGCTCCCTGCACCGACATCGGCTGGCGCCTTGCGGCCAGGCACTGGGGCCAGGGGATTGCCAGCGAAGCGGCGCGCGCCTGCCTGCGCTTCGGCTTCACCCAACTGGGGCTCGAGGAAATCGTCTCCTTCACCGTCCCGGCCAACCTGCGCTCGCGTGCGCTGATGGAAAAGCTCGGCATGCGCGAAGACGTCCGGGGCGCGTTTGCGCACCCGGCCTTGCCGGCGGAACATCCGCTCTCGCAGCACGTGTTGTACCGCCTCCGCCGTACGGAGGCGCAGGCCGGCGCCTGA
- a CDS encoding hybrid sensor histidine kinase/response regulator, whose protein sequence is MAHPEVAVTRPFAQGGGELGKLIDEFDWSATSLGPIGGWPPVVRNTVDLILRSPAPMVTMWGQDGVMIYNDGYARIAAERHPQQLGVPVRESWPDEAAFNDNVMRVCMAGGTLSYRDAELRLCRHGEPEQVWLSLDYSPIVAADGSIAGVLALVVETTDKVRAERYQAGEQERLRAMFAQAPGFMAMLTGPEHRYELVNEAYLGLVERADIIGRSVREVLPEVAAQGFLGLLDQVYAAGRPHTGAATEIWLTGADGENRQHYLDFVFQPVRDDAGAVIGIFVQGNDVTERVRAEGAMRESEARFRTFAQAMPAQVWAADAKGQLNWFNEKIFAYSGYRHEDLLADGWGRMIHPGDLHALRTRWTESVATGVLFEAEARLRRADGSYRWHLNRALPLRGADGLVTGWVGTNTDIEEQKNTAQRYAALNDDLQGQVALRTAERDRMWRLSKDILLVCAFDGRVEAVSPAFGALLGWQETDIIGKNFLDLVHPEDRTATVAQMAALGRGSYVNKFENRYRRKDGNWCLLSWTAAPDERYVHAIGRDITADREQLETMRRTELALQQAQKMETIGKLTGGVAHDFNNLLQIISGNLQLLQMAEQARGAAKPDCARWIESARSAVDKGAKLASYLLAFGRRQPLEPKVIKISRLVANMEDLLRRSLGEEIEIEMVISGGLWNTAVDVAQVENALLNLAINARDAMSGSMLGRGRMTIEATNAVLDDLYCRTHGDVIPGQYVMLAVSDTGCGMPPEVVSRAFEPFYSTKEEGKGTGLGLSMVYGFVKQSGGHVKIYSEVGQGTTVKLYLPRSTAAEEPLGPVESQQAVGGTETILVAEDDEAVRATVVEMLSGLGYRVLKAPDAASALAVIDSGVPIDLLFTDVVMPGHLRSPDLARMARERLPNLAVLFTSGYTENAIVHGGRLDPGVELLGKPYTRERLARRIRQVLAGQKRGTAQVPAPVDSTPQQSGGLSIVLVEDEDNIRANTAALLEHLGHRVRTAPDAETALPLISAGTDILITDVQLPGMWGDALAAQARCNAPGVRIVFATGHGEVANWPDAAVLRKPYDLQSLVQVLGGQGVAA, encoded by the coding sequence ATGGCGCACCCGGAAGTTGCAGTAACCAGGCCCTTCGCCCAGGGCGGAGGCGAACTTGGCAAACTCATCGATGAATTCGACTGGAGCGCCACCAGTCTGGGCCCCATCGGCGGATGGCCGCCGGTGGTGCGCAATACGGTCGACCTGATCCTGCGCTCGCCGGCGCCGATGGTGACCATGTGGGGCCAGGACGGCGTCATGATCTACAACGACGGCTACGCCCGCATCGCCGCCGAGCGCCATCCGCAGCAGCTGGGCGTGCCGGTGCGCGAGAGCTGGCCCGACGAAGCGGCTTTCAACGACAACGTGATGCGGGTCTGCATGGCCGGGGGCACGCTGTCCTACCGCGACGCCGAACTGCGCCTGTGCCGCCACGGCGAACCCGAGCAGGTCTGGCTCAGCCTCGACTACTCGCCGATCGTCGCCGCCGACGGCAGCATTGCCGGCGTGCTGGCACTGGTGGTGGAAACCACCGACAAGGTGCGCGCCGAGCGCTACCAGGCCGGCGAGCAGGAGCGCCTGCGCGCCATGTTCGCCCAGGCGCCGGGCTTCATGGCCATGCTCACCGGCCCCGAACACCGCTACGAACTGGTCAACGAGGCCTACCTCGGGCTGGTGGAGCGCGCCGACATCATCGGCCGCAGCGTGCGCGAGGTGCTGCCGGAAGTGGCCGCGCAGGGCTTTCTGGGGCTGCTCGACCAGGTGTATGCCGCCGGCCGCCCGCATACCGGCGCCGCCACCGAGATCTGGCTCACCGGCGCCGACGGCGAGAACCGCCAGCATTACCTGGACTTCGTGTTCCAGCCGGTGCGTGACGACGCCGGCGCCGTCATCGGGATTTTCGTGCAGGGCAACGACGTGACCGAGCGCGTGCGCGCGGAAGGGGCGATGCGCGAGAGCGAGGCGCGCTTCCGCACCTTTGCCCAGGCCATGCCGGCCCAGGTCTGGGCCGCCGACGCGAAAGGGCAGCTGAACTGGTTCAACGAGAAGATCTTCGCCTACAGCGGCTATCGACACGAGGATCTGCTTGCTGACGGCTGGGGACGCATGATCCACCCGGGCGACCTGCATGCGCTGCGCACCCGCTGGACCGAATCGGTCGCCACCGGCGTGCTGTTCGAGGCCGAGGCGCGGCTGCGCCGGGCCGACGGCAGCTACCGCTGGCACCTGAACCGCGCGCTGCCGCTGCGCGGCGCCGACGGACTGGTGACGGGCTGGGTCGGCACCAACACCGATATCGAGGAACAGAAGAACACGGCGCAGCGCTACGCCGCCCTGAACGACGACCTGCAGGGCCAGGTGGCCCTGCGCACGGCCGAACGCGACCGCATGTGGCGGCTCTCCAAGGACATCCTGCTGGTGTGCGCCTTCGACGGCCGGGTGGAGGCGGTCAGCCCGGCCTTCGGCGCGCTGCTGGGCTGGCAGGAGACCGACATCATCGGCAAGAACTTCCTCGACCTGGTGCATCCCGAGGACCGCACCGCGACGGTGGCCCAGATGGCGGCGCTGGGCCGCGGCTCCTACGTCAACAAGTTCGAGAACCGCTACCGGCGCAAGGATGGCAACTGGTGCCTGCTGTCCTGGACCGCGGCCCCGGACGAGCGCTACGTGCATGCGATCGGGCGCGACATCACGGCCGACCGCGAGCAGCTGGAAACCATGCGCCGCACCGAGCTGGCGCTGCAGCAGGCACAGAAAATGGAAACCATCGGCAAGCTGACCGGGGGCGTGGCGCACGACTTCAACAACCTGCTGCAGATCATCTCGGGCAACCTGCAGCTGCTGCAGATGGCCGAGCAGGCGCGCGGCGCGGCAAAGCCCGACTGCGCGCGCTGGATCGAGAGCGCGCGTTCGGCGGTGGACAAGGGCGCCAAGCTGGCCAGCTACCTGCTGGCCTTCGGGCGCCGCCAGCCGCTCGAGCCCAAGGTCATCAAGATCAGCCGCCTGGTGGCGAACATGGAAGACCTGCTGCGCCGCTCGCTGGGCGAAGAGATCGAGATCGAGATGGTGATCTCGGGCGGCCTGTGGAATACGGCGGTGGACGTGGCCCAGGTCGAGAACGCGCTGCTGAACCTGGCCATCAATGCGCGCGATGCGATGAGCGGATCGATGCTCGGGCGCGGCCGCATGACGATCGAAGCCACCAACGCCGTGCTCGACGACCTGTACTGCCGCACCCATGGCGACGTGATTCCGGGCCAGTACGTGATGCTGGCCGTGAGCGATACCGGCTGCGGCATGCCGCCGGAAGTGGTCAGCCGCGCCTTCGAGCCCTTCTATTCGACCAAGGAAGAAGGCAAGGGCACGGGACTGGGCCTGTCGATGGTCTACGGTTTCGTGAAGCAGTCGGGCGGCCACGTGAAGATCTACAGCGAGGTCGGGCAGGGCACCACCGTCAAGCTTTACCTGCCGCGTTCGACCGCGGCCGAGGAGCCGCTCGGCCCGGTCGAGTCGCAGCAGGCGGTGGGCGGCACCGAAACCATCCTGGTGGCCGAGGACGACGAGGCGGTGCGCGCCACCGTGGTCGAGATGCTGTCCGGCCTGGGCTACCGGGTGCTGAAGGCGCCCGACGCCGCCAGTGCGCTGGCGGTGATCGACAGCGGCGTGCCGATCGATCTGCTGTTCACCGACGTGGTCATGCCGGGCCACCTGCGCAGTCCCGACCTGGCGCGGATGGCGCGCGAGCGCCTGCCGAACCTGGCGGTGCTGTTCACCTCCGGCTATACCGAAAACGCCATCGTCCATGGCGGGCGCCTCGACCCGGGCGTGGAATTGCTGGGCAAGCCCTACACCCGGGAGCGCCTGGCGCGGCGGATCCGCCAGGTGCTGGCCGGCCAGAAGCGGGGGACGGCGCAAGTGCCGGCGCCAGTGGACTCCACGCCGCAGCAGTCGGGCGGCCTGTCGATCGTGCTGGTCGAGGACGAAGACAACATCCGCGCCAATACCGCGGCCCTGCTGGAACACCTCGGCCACCGGGTCCGGACCGCGCCCGATGCCGAGACGGCGCTGCCCTTGATCAGCGCCGGGACCGACATCCTGATCACCGACGTGCAGCTGCCGGGGATGTGGGGCGATGCCCTTGCGGCCCAGGCACGCTGCAATGCGCCGGGCGTGCGCATCGTGTTCGCCACCGGCCATGGCGAAGTGGCGAACTGGCCGGATGCCGCGGTCCTGCGCAAGCCCTACGATCTGCAGAGCCTGGTGCAGGTGCTGGGCGGGCAGGGCGTCGCTGCCTGA
- a CDS encoding NAD(P)H-dependent oxidoreductase, with product MTTDLRALVVFADPSLHRSRTSRRVADAVAGLPGVLVRDLYQLYPDFYIDVRRERELLKAAPLLVFVFHLDWYAMPALLKEWFDSVFKPDWAERQPRRLAGKRAFAAVSCPGGALDYRPGGAHGRPLEDYLAPLAQSASVCGMEWLAPQVFHEADAQGGSAADGHADALRVRLARLAALDIDTQGGRNGT from the coding sequence ATGACAACCGATCTCCGCGCCCTGGTCGTGTTCGCCGACCCGTCCCTGCACCGCTCGCGCACCAGCCGCCGGGTGGCCGACGCCGTGGCCGGCCTGCCCGGCGTACTGGTGCGCGACCTGTACCAGCTGTATCCTGATTTTTACATCGACGTGCGGCGCGAGCGCGAACTGCTCAAGGCCGCGCCGCTGCTCGTGTTCGTGTTTCATCTCGACTGGTATGCGATGCCGGCCCTGCTCAAGGAATGGTTCGACAGCGTGTTCAAGCCCGACTGGGCAGAGCGGCAGCCGCGGCGCCTGGCAGGCAAGCGCGCCTTCGCCGCCGTCTCCTGCCCGGGCGGCGCCCTCGATTACCGGCCCGGCGGCGCGCACGGACGGCCGCTGGAAGACTACCTGGCCCCGCTCGCGCAGAGCGCCAGCGTGTGCGGCATGGAATGGCTGGCCCCGCAGGTGTTCCACGAAGCCGATGCGCAAGGCGGCAGCGCCGCCGACGGGCACGCGGACGCGCTGCGCGTGCGGCTTGCCCGACTGGCCGCCCTCGACATCGACACCCAGGGAGGCAGGAATGGAACATGA
- the kefC gene encoding glutathione-regulated potassium-efflux system protein KefC, translating into MEHDMLLNALVYLAAALVAVPVAKRLGLGAVLGYLLAGIAIGPWGLGLIREVEDILHFAEFGVVLLLFVIGLELEPRRLWSLRRSIFGWGTAQVAGVAALLLLAALAAGVPWQTALIAALGLSLSSTAIALTTMQERNLIPTPAGQAGFAILLFQDIAAIPMIALLPLLGVPDSHPGAGWSGVLLPIAVIGGLVLAGRFLVRPLLRFIARTGMREIFTAFALFLVIAISLLMAWSGMSMALGAFMAGVLLADSEYRHALEADLEPFKGLLLGLFFIAVGMSVDFGVLLAQPWRIVFMAAAFLSIKLAVLWLLARFFGMAGRQRVLFAFLLSQGGEFAFVVFGAAVTSRVFAPETASVLVLMVALSMLATPLLLILYDRVLEPRWQRLRRREPDAIDANQGHVIIAGFGRFGQIVGRLLNANQVPLTMLDHDPDQIDTLRQFGFKVFYGDATRIDLLHAAGADHARALVLSVDGVEDSLKLAAAVRAEFPDLPILARARNVTHYYELMDLGVTVIERETFESALMLGRRVMEELGFGAYFARQAAMRFREHNLKSVLDVYPYYKDREQYASMARRARGELHAMFERDFVAMREREPDE; encoded by the coding sequence ATGGAACATGACATGCTGCTCAATGCGCTGGTCTACCTGGCCGCGGCGCTGGTCGCGGTGCCCGTCGCCAAACGCCTCGGCCTGGGCGCGGTGCTCGGCTACCTGCTGGCCGGGATCGCCATCGGCCCCTGGGGCCTGGGCCTGATCCGTGAAGTCGAGGACATCCTGCATTTTGCCGAGTTCGGCGTGGTGCTGCTGCTGTTCGTGATCGGCCTCGAGCTCGAGCCGCGCCGCCTGTGGTCGCTGCGCCGCTCGATCTTCGGCTGGGGCACGGCCCAGGTGGCGGGGGTGGCGGCGCTGCTGCTGCTGGCGGCGCTCGCGGCCGGCGTCCCTTGGCAGACCGCCCTGATTGCCGCCCTCGGCCTGTCGCTGTCCTCGACCGCGATCGCGCTCACCACCATGCAGGAACGCAACCTGATTCCGACCCCGGCGGGCCAGGCCGGCTTCGCGATCCTGCTGTTCCAGGACATCGCCGCGATCCCGATGATTGCCCTGCTGCCGCTGCTGGGCGTGCCCGATTCCCACCCCGGCGCCGGCTGGAGCGGGGTCTTGCTGCCCATCGCCGTGATCGGCGGCCTGGTGCTGGCCGGGCGCTTCCTGGTGCGCCCGCTGCTGCGCTTCATCGCCCGCACCGGCATGCGCGAGATCTTCACCGCGTTTGCCCTGTTCCTGGTCATTGCGATCTCGCTCCTGATGGCATGGAGCGGCATGTCGATGGCCCTGGGCGCCTTCATGGCCGGCGTGCTGCTGGCCGATTCCGAATACCGCCACGCGCTCGAAGCCGACCTGGAACCCTTCAAAGGCCTGCTGCTCGGGCTATTCTTCATCGCGGTCGGGATGTCGGTCGACTTCGGCGTGCTGCTGGCCCAGCCATGGCGCATCGTCTTCATGGCGGCCGCTTTCCTCTCGATCAAGCTGGCGGTCCTGTGGCTGCTGGCGCGTTTCTTCGGCATGGCGGGACGCCAGCGGGTGCTGTTCGCCTTCCTGCTGTCGCAAGGAGGCGAGTTCGCCTTCGTGGTGTTCGGCGCGGCGGTCACGAGCCGGGTGTTCGCGCCCGAGACGGCGTCGGTGCTGGTGCTGATGGTGGCGCTGTCGATGCTGGCCACGCCGCTGCTCCTGATCCTGTACGACCGCGTGCTGGAGCCGCGCTGGCAGCGCCTGCGCCGGCGCGAGCCCGACGCCATCGACGCCAACCAGGGCCACGTGATTATCGCCGGCTTCGGCCGCTTCGGCCAGATCGTCGGCCGCCTGCTGAACGCCAACCAGGTGCCGCTGACCATGCTCGACCACGACCCCGACCAGATCGACACCCTGCGCCAGTTCGGTTTCAAGGTCTTCTACGGCGACGCCACCCGGATCGACCTGCTGCACGCGGCCGGCGCCGACCACGCGCGCGCCCTGGTGCTGTCGGTCGACGGCGTCGAGGACAGCCTGAAGCTGGCCGCCGCCGTGCGGGCCGAGTTTCCCGACCTGCCGATCCTGGCCCGTGCCCGCAACGTCACCCATTATTACGAGCTGATGGACCTGGGCGTAACCGTGATCGAGCGCGAAACCTTCGAGTCCGCGCTGATGCTGGGCCGGCGCGTGATGGAGGAACTCGGCTTTGGCGCCTATTTCGCGCGCCAGGCGGCCATGCGCTTTCGCGAGCATAACCTCAAGAGCGTGCTCGACGTTTACCCGTATTACAAGGACCGCGAGCAGTACGCCTCGATGGCGCGGCGCGCGCGCGGGGAGCTGCATGCGATGTTCGAACGCGACTTCGTGGCGATGCGCGAGCGCGAACCGGACGAATAG